The Coffea eugenioides isolate CCC68of chromosome 8, Ceug_1.0, whole genome shotgun sequence genome has a segment encoding these proteins:
- the LOC113779703 gene encoding ATP-dependent 6-phosphofructokinase 6 isoform X1 — MGTPNNTGGGEENGVMMKVVTGPGGYILQDVPHLTDYIPDLPTHPNPLRSNPAYSVVKQYFVHMDDTVPQKVVVHKDSPRGIHFRRAGPRQKVYFKSDDVSACIVTCGGLCPGLNTVIREIVHSLDYMYGVNKVLGIDGGYRGFYSKNTIRLTPKTVNDIHKRGGTILGTSRGGHDTSKIVDSIQDRGINQVYIIGGDGTQKGAAAIYKEVRRRGLKVAVAGIPKTIDNDIPVVDRSFGFDTAVEEAQRAINAAHVEAESAENGIGVVKLMGRYCGFIAQYATLASRDVDCCLIPESPFYLEGKGGLFEFVEKCLKENGHMVIVIAEGAGQELLAESGHANDEQDASGNKLLQDVGLWISQKIKDYFAKQRKMAITLKYIDPTYMIRAIPSNASDNVYCTLLAQSAVHGAMAGYTGFTSGLVHGRHTYIPFNRIIETQNKVVITDRMWARLLSSTNQPSFLGPNAIVEAKKEEPPETQLLDDDGANSGNGDTGNHKIEARDT; from the exons ATGGGGACTCCGAACAATACCGGCGGCGGCGAAGAGAATGGGGTGATGATGAAGGTTGTCACCGGTCCCGGCGGTTACATTCTCCAAGATGTCCCTCACTTAACCGACTACATCCCCGATCTCCCT ACTCATCCCAACCCACTGCGGTCAAATCCTGCATATTCAGTTGTGAA GCAGTACTTTGTTCACATGGATGACACCGTGCCACAAAAG GTTGTTGTCCATAAGGATAGTCCGAGGGGGATACATTTCCGACGTGCTGGACCACGCCAGAAG GTATATTTTAAATCAGATGATGTGTCTGCTTGTATTGTGACATGTGGTGGTTTATGCCCGGGGTTAAACACGGTGATCAGGGAAATTGTTCACAGTCTTGATTATATGTATGGTGTCAACAAAGTCCTCGGAATAGAT GGAGGCTACAGGGGTTTCTATTCAAAGAATACCATTCGATTAACACCTAAGACTGTGAATGACATACATAAACGTGGGGGGACGATCCTTGGAACATCTCGAGGAGGGCATGATACATCTAAAATTGTTGACAGCATTCAGGACCGTGGAATCAATCAG GTTTATATAATTGGAGGAGATGGTACTCAGAAAGGAGCTGCTGCAATCTACAAG GAAGTTAGGCGTCGAGGTCTTAAAGTTGCTGTTGCTGGAATTCCGAAAACAATTGATAATGACATTCCG GTCGTTGACAGGTCATTTGGATTTGATACTGCTGTGGAAGAGGCTCAGCGAGCTATCAATGCTGCTCATGTTGAAGCTGAAAGTGCAGAGAATGGTATTGGTGTAGTGAAGCTAATGGGTCGATACTGTG GATTCATTGCACAGTATGCCACTCTTGCCAGCCGAGATGTCGATTGCTGTTTGATTCCAGAGTCACCCTTCTATCTTGAAGGAAAGGGGGGACTTTTTGAGTTTGTTGAGAAATGTTTGAAGGAAAATGGACACATGGTGATTGTGATTGCTGAAGGAGCAGGACAGGAGCTATTAGCAGAAAGCGGGCATGCCAACGATGAACAGGATGCTTCAGGAAACAAGTTACTCCAAGATGTTGGTTTGTGGATCTCACAAAAAATTAAG GATTATTTTGCTAAGCAACGTAAAATGGCTATCACCCTTAAATATATTG ATCCAACTTACATGATTCGAGCTATTCCTAGCAATGCATCTGACAATGTGTACTGCACACTCCTTGCTCAAAGTGCTGTACATGGAGCAATGGCAGGATACACAGGCTTCACTAGTGGACTTGTTCATGGTCGGCACACGTATATTCCTTTTAAT CGCATCATTGAGACACAAAACAAGGTTGTGATAACCGACAGAATGTGGGCTCGACTTCTTTCTTCGACCAACCAGCCAAGCTTCTTGGGTCCTAACGCTATTGTTGAAGCCAAAAAAGAGGAACCACCGGAAACCCAGTTATTGGATGATGATGGAGCGAATTCAGGTAATGGTGACACCGGTAATCATAAAATAGAAGCACGTGACACTTGA
- the LOC113779703 gene encoding ATP-dependent 6-phosphofructokinase 6 isoform X2, whose protein sequence is MGTPNNTGGGEENGVMMKVVTGPGGYILQDVPHLTDYIPDLPTHPNPLRSNPAYSVVKQYFVHMDDTVPQKVVVHKDSPRGIHFRRAGPRQKVYFKSDDVSACIVTCGGLCPGLNTVIREIVHSLDYMYGVNKVLGIDGGYRGFYSKNTIRLTPKTVNDIHKRGGTILGTSRGGHDTSKIVDSIQDRGINQVYIIGGDGTQKGAAAIYKEVRRRGLKVAVAGIPKTIDNDIPVVDRSFGFDTAVEEAQRAINAAHVEAESAENGIGVVKLMGRYCGFIAQYATLASRDVDCCLIPESPFYLEGKGGLFEFVEKCLKENGHMVIVIAEGAGQELLAESGHANDEQDASGNKLLQDVGLWISQKIKDYFAKQRKMAITLKYIDPTYMIRAIPSNASDNVYCTLLAQSAVHGAMAGYTGFTSGLVHGRHTYIPFNRIIETQNKVVITDRMWARLLSSTNQPSFLGPNAIVEAKKEEPPETQLLDDDGANSGINIDGLLRCLRCS, encoded by the exons ATGGGGACTCCGAACAATACCGGCGGCGGCGAAGAGAATGGGGTGATGATGAAGGTTGTCACCGGTCCCGGCGGTTACATTCTCCAAGATGTCCCTCACTTAACCGACTACATCCCCGATCTCCCT ACTCATCCCAACCCACTGCGGTCAAATCCTGCATATTCAGTTGTGAA GCAGTACTTTGTTCACATGGATGACACCGTGCCACAAAAG GTTGTTGTCCATAAGGATAGTCCGAGGGGGATACATTTCCGACGTGCTGGACCACGCCAGAAG GTATATTTTAAATCAGATGATGTGTCTGCTTGTATTGTGACATGTGGTGGTTTATGCCCGGGGTTAAACACGGTGATCAGGGAAATTGTTCACAGTCTTGATTATATGTATGGTGTCAACAAAGTCCTCGGAATAGAT GGAGGCTACAGGGGTTTCTATTCAAAGAATACCATTCGATTAACACCTAAGACTGTGAATGACATACATAAACGTGGGGGGACGATCCTTGGAACATCTCGAGGAGGGCATGATACATCTAAAATTGTTGACAGCATTCAGGACCGTGGAATCAATCAG GTTTATATAATTGGAGGAGATGGTACTCAGAAAGGAGCTGCTGCAATCTACAAG GAAGTTAGGCGTCGAGGTCTTAAAGTTGCTGTTGCTGGAATTCCGAAAACAATTGATAATGACATTCCG GTCGTTGACAGGTCATTTGGATTTGATACTGCTGTGGAAGAGGCTCAGCGAGCTATCAATGCTGCTCATGTTGAAGCTGAAAGTGCAGAGAATGGTATTGGTGTAGTGAAGCTAATGGGTCGATACTGTG GATTCATTGCACAGTATGCCACTCTTGCCAGCCGAGATGTCGATTGCTGTTTGATTCCAGAGTCACCCTTCTATCTTGAAGGAAAGGGGGGACTTTTTGAGTTTGTTGAGAAATGTTTGAAGGAAAATGGACACATGGTGATTGTGATTGCTGAAGGAGCAGGACAGGAGCTATTAGCAGAAAGCGGGCATGCCAACGATGAACAGGATGCTTCAGGAAACAAGTTACTCCAAGATGTTGGTTTGTGGATCTCACAAAAAATTAAG GATTATTTTGCTAAGCAACGTAAAATGGCTATCACCCTTAAATATATTG ATCCAACTTACATGATTCGAGCTATTCCTAGCAATGCATCTGACAATGTGTACTGCACACTCCTTGCTCAAAGTGCTGTACATGGAGCAATGGCAGGATACACAGGCTTCACTAGTGGACTTGTTCATGGTCGGCACACGTATATTCCTTTTAAT CGCATCATTGAGACACAAAACAAGGTTGTGATAACCGACAGAATGTGGGCTCGACTTCTTTCTTCGACCAACCAGCCAAGCTTCTTGGGTCCTAACGCTATTGTTGAAGCCAAAAAAGAGGAACCACCGGAAACCCAGTTATTGGATGATGATGGAGCGAATTCAG GAATCAACATCGATGGTCTCTTAAGATGCCTCCGCTGCAGTTAG